One Mycolicibacter sp. MU0083 DNA window includes the following coding sequences:
- a CDS encoding bifunctional FO biosynthesis protein CofGH — protein sequence MASPVTGSALRRVLRRARDGVLLNPEETAIAMTARGADLDDLCASAARVRDAGLVSGGRRGAGGRLPVSYSRKVFIPVTHLCRDTCHYCTFVTVPGVLRAQGKQMYLSPDEILDVARRGAELGCKEALFTLGDRPEERWPEARQWLDEQGYDTTLAYVRAMAILVLEETGLLPHLNPGVMSWSEMSRLKPVAPSMGMMLETTSRRLFETKGLAHYGSPDKDPAVRLRALADAGRLSIPFTTGLLVGIGETLDERADTLHAIRKVHKEFGHIQEVIVQNFRAKDHTAMAAAPDAGFEEFLATVAATRLVLGPKMRVQAPPNLVSADECLALIGAGVDDWGGVSPLTPDHVNPERPWPALDDLAAVTERAGYDLVQRLTAQPDYVQAGAAWIDPRVRPHVTALADPETGWARDVNPVGLAWQEPDEVVSAGRVDLNSAIDVDGRNTETRSDLGSAFGDWESIREQIHDLAARAPERVDTDVLAALRSAERDPAGCTDAEYLALATADGPAMDAVAALADSLRRDAVGDDVTYVVNRNINFTNICYVGCRFCAFAQRKGDADAFSLSNAEVGERAYEAHLAGATEVCMQGGIDPELPVTGYADLVRAVKARVPSMHVHAFSPMEITNGVSKSGLSIREWLTSLREAGLGSIPGTAAEILDDEIRWVLTKGKLPTSMWVEVVTTAHEVGLRSSSTMMYGHIDSPRHWIGHLRVLRDIQDRTGGFTEFVPLPFVHQSSPLYLAGGARPGPSHRDNRAVHALARIMLHGRIPNIQTSWVKLGVERTQVMLNGGANDLGGTLMEETISRMAGSEHGSAKTIAELTSIAEGIGRPARQRATDYAPLPA from the coding sequence GTGGCTTCTCCGGTGACCGGATCGGCGCTTCGCCGTGTACTCCGACGGGCCCGCGACGGCGTGCTCCTCAATCCCGAGGAGACCGCCATCGCGATGACCGCGCGCGGCGCGGATCTGGACGATCTGTGCGCCAGTGCGGCCCGGGTGCGCGACGCCGGCCTGGTGTCGGGCGGTCGCCGCGGCGCGGGCGGCCGGTTGCCGGTCAGCTACTCGCGCAAGGTGTTCATCCCGGTCACCCATCTGTGCCGCGACACCTGCCATTACTGCACGTTCGTCACGGTTCCCGGCGTGCTGCGCGCGCAGGGCAAGCAGATGTACCTCAGCCCCGACGAGATTCTCGATGTCGCGCGCCGCGGCGCCGAATTGGGCTGTAAGGAAGCGCTGTTCACGCTGGGGGACCGGCCCGAGGAGCGCTGGCCCGAGGCGCGGCAGTGGCTCGATGAGCAGGGTTATGACACCACCCTCGCCTATGTGCGGGCGATGGCGATTCTGGTTCTCGAGGAGACCGGCCTGCTGCCGCATCTGAACCCCGGCGTGATGAGCTGGTCGGAGATGTCGCGGCTCAAACCGGTGGCGCCGTCGATGGGCATGATGCTCGAGACCACCTCCCGACGGCTGTTCGAGACCAAGGGCCTGGCCCACTACGGCAGCCCCGACAAGGACCCGGCGGTGCGGCTGCGCGCACTGGCCGACGCCGGTCGGCTCTCGATCCCGTTCACCACCGGGTTGCTGGTCGGTATCGGCGAGACCCTCGACGAGCGCGCCGACACGCTGCACGCGATCCGCAAGGTGCACAAGGAATTCGGGCATATCCAGGAAGTCATCGTGCAGAACTTCCGGGCCAAGGACCACACCGCGATGGCAGCCGCTCCCGATGCCGGTTTCGAGGAATTCCTGGCCACGGTGGCCGCCACCCGGCTGGTGCTGGGACCCAAGATGAGGGTGCAGGCACCGCCGAACCTGGTCTCGGCCGACGAATGCCTGGCGCTGATCGGCGCCGGGGTCGACGACTGGGGCGGGGTGTCGCCGCTGACCCCGGACCACGTCAACCCCGAGCGCCCCTGGCCCGCGCTCGACGACCTGGCCGCGGTCACCGAGCGGGCCGGCTACGACCTGGTGCAGCGACTGACCGCCCAGCCCGACTACGTCCAGGCCGGCGCGGCGTGGATCGACCCGCGGGTGCGCCCGCACGTCACCGCCCTGGCGGACCCGGAGACCGGCTGGGCGCGGGACGTCAACCCGGTCGGACTGGCCTGGCAGGAACCCGACGAGGTGGTCTCGGCCGGCCGGGTGGACCTGAACTCCGCGATCGACGTCGACGGCCGCAACACCGAGACCCGCAGTGACCTGGGCAGTGCCTTCGGAGACTGGGAGTCGATCCGCGAACAGATTCACGATCTGGCGGCCCGCGCGCCCGAGCGTGTCGACACTGATGTGCTCGCCGCGCTGCGTTCGGCCGAACGCGACCCGGCCGGTTGCACCGACGCCGAATACCTGGCGTTGGCCACCGCGGACGGCCCCGCGATGGATGCGGTTGCCGCACTGGCCGATTCGCTGCGGCGCGACGCCGTCGGCGACGACGTCACCTATGTGGTCAACCGCAACATCAACTTCACCAACATCTGCTACGTCGGCTGCCGCTTCTGCGCGTTCGCCCAGCGCAAAGGTGATGCGGACGCGTTTTCGCTGTCCAACGCCGAAGTCGGCGAACGTGCCTATGAGGCACACCTGGCCGGTGCCACCGAGGTCTGCATGCAAGGCGGGATCGACCCGGAACTGCCGGTCACCGGCTACGCCGACCTGGTGCGCGCGGTCAAGGCGCGGGTTCCCTCGATGCACGTGCACGCGTTCTCACCCATGGAGATCACCAACGGGGTGTCCAAGAGCGGTCTGAGTATCCGGGAGTGGCTGACCAGCCTGCGCGAGGCCGGGCTGGGCAGCATTCCGGGCACCGCCGCGGAGATCCTCGACGACGAGATCCGCTGGGTGCTCACCAAGGGCAAGCTGCCGACGTCGATGTGGGTCGAAGTGGTGACCACCGCACACGAGGTGGGACTGCGATCGAGTTCGACGATGATGTACGGCCACATCGATTCCCCGCGGCACTGGATCGGACACCTGCGGGTGCTGCGTGACATCCAGGACCGTACCGGCGGCTTCACCGAATTCGTGCCGTTGCCGTTCGTGCACCAGAGTTCACCGCTGTACCTGGCCGGTGGGGCACGCCCCGGCCCGAGTCACCGGGACAACCGCGCGGTGCACGCGCTGGCCCGGATCATGCTGCACGGTCGGATCCCCAACATCCAGACCAGTTGGGTCAAGCTCGGCGTGGAACGCACCCAGGTGATGCTCAACGGTGGCGCCAACGACTTGGGCGGCACCCTGATGGAGGAGACGATCTCCCGGATGGCCGGCTCCGAACACGGTTCGGCCAAGACCATCGCCGAGCTGACCTCGATCGCCGAAGGAATCGGACGCCCGGCCCGACAGCGCGCCACCGACTACGCGCCGCTGCCGGCCTGA
- a CDS encoding NADPH-dependent 2,4-dienoyl-CoA reductase — MTTESTNPYPLLLSPLDLGFTTLPNRVVMGSMHTGLEDRAGDIDRLAEYFAARARGGVGLIITGGYAPNRSGWLLPFAAAMTSRADARRHRRITDAVHEAGGKIALQILHAGRYAYHPFSVSASSLKAPINPFRPRALSTRGVESTIDDFARTAELAREAGYDGVEIMGSEGYLINQFLAPRTNRRTDGYGGTAANRRRFPVQIVARSRAAVGDDFIICYRLSMADFVEEGQSWDEIVALATEVEAAGATMINSGFGWHEARVPTIVTSVPANAFVDVSHAIADHVTIPVVASNRINMPQAAEQVLAETSVRLISMARPMLADPDWVRKAAENRAAEINTCIACNQACLDHVFAHKKVSCLVNPRAGHETKLVLGPTRRQRRIAVVGAGPAGLATAVSAAERGHAVTLFEANEFIGGQFDLARRIPGKEEFAGTIRYYTAMLDRFAVTVRLGSRAGVEELTGFDEVVLATGVRPRIPQIPGIDHPMVMSYADAITGRPVGAAVAVVGAGGIGFDVSEFLVLDAPASSPTLHLKEWKAEWGVADPWEARGALIPPDPAAPARQVYLLARTEGAQGRKLGKTTGWVHRAALKAKGVQQLSGVNYDRIDDDGLHISYGPKKSRPQVLAVDNVVICAGQESVRDLEDGLRMRGVTPHIIGGAALASELDAKRAIKQGTELAARL; from the coding sequence ATGACGACCGAATCGACCAACCCGTATCCGCTGCTGTTGTCGCCGTTGGATCTGGGGTTCACCACGCTGCCCAATCGGGTCGTGATGGGTTCGATGCACACCGGCCTGGAAGACCGCGCCGGCGACATCGACAGACTGGCCGAGTATTTCGCGGCACGCGCCCGCGGCGGGGTGGGGCTGATCATCACCGGCGGGTATGCGCCGAACCGGTCGGGTTGGCTGCTGCCGTTCGCCGCGGCGATGACCAGTCGCGCCGATGCACGGCGGCACCGCCGCATCACCGACGCGGTACACGAGGCCGGCGGCAAGATCGCGTTGCAGATCCTGCACGCGGGACGCTATGCCTACCACCCGTTTTCGGTCAGCGCATCCAGCCTCAAGGCGCCGATCAACCCCTTCCGGCCGCGGGCGCTGTCCACCCGCGGGGTCGAATCCACCATCGACGACTTCGCCCGCACCGCTGAGCTGGCCAGGGAAGCCGGCTATGACGGTGTGGAGATCATGGGCAGCGAGGGCTACCTGATCAACCAGTTCCTGGCGCCCCGGACCAATCGGCGCACCGACGGCTACGGCGGTACCGCGGCCAACCGTCGACGATTCCCGGTGCAGATCGTCGCGCGCAGTCGCGCGGCCGTCGGCGACGACTTCATCATCTGCTACCGGTTGTCGATGGCCGACTTCGTCGAAGAAGGTCAGAGCTGGGATGAAATCGTCGCGCTGGCAACCGAAGTCGAGGCGGCCGGCGCCACCATGATCAACTCCGGATTCGGCTGGCACGAGGCCCGGGTGCCGACCATCGTGACGTCGGTACCCGCGAATGCATTCGTCGACGTCTCCCATGCCATCGCCGACCACGTCACGATCCCGGTGGTGGCGTCCAACCGGATCAACATGCCGCAGGCGGCCGAACAGGTGCTGGCCGAAACCTCGGTGCGGTTGATCTCGATGGCCCGCCCGATGCTGGCCGATCCCGATTGGGTCCGCAAGGCAGCCGAGAACCGGGCCGCGGAGATCAACACCTGCATCGCCTGCAACCAGGCCTGCCTGGATCACGTCTTCGCCCACAAGAAGGTGTCCTGCCTGGTCAATCCTCGTGCCGGACATGAGACCAAGCTGGTGTTGGGCCCCACCCGTCGACAGCGGCGCATCGCGGTGGTGGGCGCGGGCCCGGCCGGGCTGGCGACGGCGGTGTCCGCGGCCGAGCGCGGCCACGCGGTGACCCTGTTCGAGGCGAATGAGTTCATCGGCGGCCAGTTCGATCTGGCCAGAAGGATTCCCGGCAAGGAGGAGTTCGCCGGCACCATCCGCTACTACACCGCCATGCTGGACAGGTTCGCGGTCACCGTGCGACTGGGCAGTCGCGCCGGTGTCGAGGAATTGACCGGTTTCGACGAGGTGGTGCTGGCCACCGGGGTCAGGCCCCGGATTCCGCAGATCCCCGGTATCGACCATCCGATGGTGATGTCCTACGCCGACGCGATCACCGGCCGGCCCGTCGGCGCCGCGGTGGCGGTGGTCGGTGCCGGCGGGATCGGTTTCGACGTCAGCGAATTCCTGGTCCTGGACGCGCCGGCGTCGTCGCCGACGCTGCACCTCAAAGAGTGGAAGGCCGAATGGGGCGTCGCCGACCCCTGGGAGGCCCGGGGCGCGTTGATTCCGCCGGACCCGGCGGCGCCGGCCCGGCAGGTCTATCTGCTGGCCCGCACCGAGGGGGCGCAGGGCCGGAAGCTGGGCAAGACCACCGGCTGGGTGCATCGCGCGGCGTTGAAAGCCAAGGGCGTCCAGCAGCTCTCCGGTGTGAACTACGACCGCATCGACGACGACGGCCTGCACATCAGTTACGGCCCGAAGAAGTCACGGCCGCAGGTGTTGGCGGTGGACAATGTGGTGATCTGCGCCGGGCAGGAATCGGTGCGCGACCTCGAGGACGGGTTGCGGATGCGCGGGGTGACCCCGCACATCATCGGCGGGGCGGCGTTGGCCTCCGAGCTGGACGCCAAGCGGGCCATCAAGCAGGGCACCGAACTGGCCGCCCGCCTCTAA
- a CDS encoding PadR family transcriptional regulator: MALPHAILVSLSEQSGSGYELAHRFDRSIGYFWSATHQQIYRTLRAMEADGWVRVTEVAQRGRPDKKVYTVADAGRAELTRWIAAPLAGRGNSVTDNRLRELAVKIRGAGPDDTAAVLEQVATLRAERAERLDVYRVLEKKQFADPAALSGAALHQHLVLRGGIRAEESAIGWLDEVDEALRRSSC, from the coding sequence GTGGCACTTCCGCACGCGATCCTGGTGTCGCTGAGCGAGCAGTCCGGCTCGGGCTACGAGCTGGCCCACCGTTTCGACCGCTCGATCGGCTACTTCTGGAGCGCCACGCATCAGCAGATCTATCGCACGTTGCGCGCTATGGAGGCCGACGGCTGGGTGCGGGTCACCGAGGTGGCCCAGCGTGGCCGACCGGACAAGAAGGTCTACACCGTCGCCGACGCCGGCCGCGCCGAACTGACCCGCTGGATCGCGGCACCGCTGGCCGGGCGCGGAAACTCGGTGACGGACAACCGGCTGCGCGAGTTGGCGGTCAAGATCCGCGGCGCCGGCCCCGACGATACGGCCGCGGTTCTCGAGCAGGTGGCGACGCTGCGCGCCGAGCGCGCCGAGCGGCTGGACGTCTACCGCGTGCTGGAGAAGAAGCAGTTCGCCGATCCCGCCGCGTTGTCGGGCGCCGCCCTGCATCAGCACCTGGTGTTGCGCGGCGGCATCCGTGCCGAGGAGAGCGCGATCGGCTGGCTCGACGAAGTCGACGAGGCGCTGCGGCGATCGAGCTGTTGA
- the dapC gene encoding succinyldiaminopimelate transaminase encodes MPGGRSAALPTFPWDTLAEVTALARSHPDGIVDLSVGTPVDPVAPVIRDALAAASSAPGYPTTAGTAALRNAAVAALQRRYGVTGLRESAVLPVIGTKEVIAWLPTLLGLGEQHTVVVPELAYPTYEVGARLAGATWMRSDTPQSLDGPAPAMVYLNSPSNPTGAIATEAELRAVVDWARAHDVLVVSDECYLGLGWDAEPRSVLHPAVCDGDHRGLLAVHSLSKTSSLAGYRAGFVAGDPAVVAELLAVRKHAGMMVPTPIQAAMTAALGDDAHEREQRDRYARRRALLLPAMQAAGFTVELSQGGLYLWATRGEPCRNSLEWLAQRGILVAPGEFYGPSGVQHVRVALTATDERIAAAVARLD; translated from the coding sequence CTGCCCGGCGGCAGATCGGCCGCACTGCCCACCTTCCCGTGGGACACCCTGGCCGAGGTGACCGCGCTGGCCAGGTCCCATCCGGACGGGATCGTCGACCTCTCGGTCGGCACACCGGTGGATCCCGTCGCACCGGTCATCCGCGACGCGCTGGCGGCGGCCTCATCCGCACCGGGCTATCCCACCACCGCCGGAACCGCCGCACTGCGCAACGCGGCGGTCGCCGCACTGCAGCGGCGCTACGGGGTCACCGGGCTGCGCGAATCGGCGGTGCTGCCGGTGATCGGCACCAAAGAGGTCATCGCGTGGCTGCCGACCCTGCTCGGCCTCGGCGAACAGCACACGGTGGTGGTCCCCGAACTGGCCTACCCGACCTACGAGGTGGGTGCCCGACTGGCCGGGGCCACCTGGATGCGCAGCGATACCCCGCAGTCCCTCGACGGCCCGGCACCGGCCATGGTCTACCTCAACTCACCCAGCAACCCGACCGGGGCGATCGCGACCGAGGCCGAACTGCGCGCCGTCGTCGACTGGGCCCGCGCACACGACGTGCTGGTGGTCTCCGACGAGTGCTATCTGGGTCTGGGCTGGGATGCCGAGCCGCGATCGGTGCTGCACCCGGCGGTGTGCGACGGGGATCACCGCGGCCTGCTCGCGGTGCATTCGCTGTCGAAGACCTCGTCGCTGGCGGGGTATCGGGCCGGCTTCGTCGCCGGTGACCCGGCCGTGGTGGCCGAACTGCTCGCGGTGCGCAAACACGCCGGGATGATGGTGCCGACCCCGATCCAGGCCGCCATGACCGCGGCCCTCGGTGACGACGCGCACGAACGCGAACAACGAGACCGCTACGCCCGCCGCCGGGCGCTGCTGCTGCCGGCCATGCAGGCGGCCGGATTCACCGTCGAGTTGTCCCAGGGTGGGCTCTACCTGTGGGCCACCCGCGGGGAACCCTGCCGCAACAGCCTGGAATGGCTGGCGCAGCGCGGCATCCTGGTGGCGCCCGGTGAGTTCTACGGGCCGAGCGGCGTGCAGCACGTGCGGGTGGCGCTCACCGCCACCGACGAACGGATCGCCGCGGCCGTCGCGCGGCTGGATTAG
- a CDS encoding pseudouridine-5'-phosphate glycosidase, which translates to MRVHPEVAEALAAGRAVVALESTIISHGLPRPDNLSVAREIENAVRAGGAVPATVAILGGRPHIGLDDAALHRIATGTAVKVSTREIAMLAAAGGDGATTVAATAHLAARAGIGVFATGGLGGVHRGARDTWDESADLTALSRTPILVVCSGVKSILDIGATLERLETLGVGVIGYRTDRFPAFYLADSGYRIDWRVQTPGQAADVLRARARVGTDGYGLVLANPVPADAELDRTLHDRVLTEGLAAAERAQVRGKDVTPFLLDWFHRGTRGASVATNVALVLANARLAAEIAVDYAAD; encoded by the coding sequence GTGCGTGTTCATCCAGAGGTGGCCGAGGCGCTGGCCGCCGGGCGTGCCGTGGTGGCGTTGGAGAGCACCATCATCAGCCACGGGTTGCCCCGCCCGGACAACCTGTCGGTGGCCCGCGAGATCGAGAACGCGGTGCGGGCCGGCGGCGCGGTGCCGGCCACCGTCGCGATCCTCGGCGGCCGGCCCCACATCGGACTCGACGACGCCGCGCTGCACCGGATCGCCACCGGCACCGCGGTCAAGGTCAGTACCCGCGAGATCGCCATGCTGGCGGCCGCGGGCGGTGACGGGGCGACCACGGTCGCCGCGACCGCGCACCTGGCGGCCCGCGCCGGTATCGGCGTGTTCGCCACCGGCGGCCTGGGGGGAGTGCACCGCGGCGCCCGCGACACCTGGGACGAATCGGCGGACCTGACCGCGTTGTCGCGCACGCCGATCCTGGTGGTCTGCTCAGGGGTGAAGTCAATCCTGGACATCGGTGCCACACTCGAGCGACTGGAGACCCTCGGGGTGGGGGTGATCGGCTATCGCACCGACCGGTTCCCGGCCTTCTACCTGGCCGATTCCGGATACCGGATCGATTGGCGGGTCCAGACTCCCGGCCAGGCGGCCGACGTGCTGCGGGCCCGCGCCCGGGTGGGCACCGACGGTTACGGCCTGGTGCTGGCCAACCCGGTGCCCGCCGACGCCGAACTCGACCGCACATTGCACGACCGGGTGCTCACCGAAGGCCTGGCCGCGGCCGAACGGGCGCAGGTGCGCGGCAAGGACGTCACCCCGTTTCTGCTCGACTGGTTCCACCGCGGCACGCGTGGCGCGTCGGTGGCCACCAATGTCGCCCTGGTGCTGGCCAATGCGCGGCTGGCGGCCGAGATCGCGGTGGACTACGCCGCCGACTGA
- a CDS encoding helix-turn-helix transcriptional regulator: MHDKSDTRRPARRSPRLPRNQQRERVLRLVGAANGVVDAGEIAERMQLHVTTVRFHLDALCEDGAVARTRIKRDGVGRPRTGYIAVRDRLDYRSLAEILAMELGDTADERRERAERAGLRWAERILSAAADDPAGRKGAVNGSGVDACADRITEVFERMGFGPEIVTDPRNTVGQRTIQLNACPVRDLARSHPEVSCAMHRGLLRGLLADHDGDQTDLAPFVEPEVCIAKITRR; the protein is encoded by the coding sequence ATGCACGACAAGTCCGACACCCGGCGACCGGCCCGGCGCAGCCCGCGGTTGCCTCGCAACCAGCAGCGCGAGCGGGTGCTGCGGTTGGTGGGTGCGGCCAACGGGGTGGTGGATGCCGGTGAGATCGCCGAGCGGATGCAACTCCATGTCACGACGGTCCGGTTTCATCTCGATGCGCTGTGCGAGGACGGGGCCGTGGCCCGTACCCGGATCAAGCGGGACGGAGTCGGACGGCCCCGGACCGGCTACATCGCCGTCCGTGATCGCCTGGACTACCGGAGCCTGGCCGAAATCCTCGCGATGGAGCTCGGCGACACCGCCGACGAACGCCGGGAGCGCGCCGAGCGGGCGGGTCTGCGCTGGGCCGAGCGGATCCTTTCCGCCGCCGCCGACGATCCCGCGGGCCGGAAGGGGGCGGTGAACGGGTCCGGCGTCGATGCCTGTGCCGACCGGATCACCGAGGTCTTCGAGCGCATGGGATTCGGCCCGGAGATCGTCACAGACCCCCGCAACACCGTCGGGCAGCGCACGATCCAGCTCAACGCCTGCCCGGTCAGGGACTTGGCACGGTCCCATCCCGAAGTCAGCTGCGCCATGCACCGGGGGCTGTTGCGGGGGCTACTCGCCGACCACGACGGGGACCAGACCGACCTCGCCCCGTTCGTCGAGCCGGAAGTGTGCATCGCCAAGATCACTCGCCGCTGA